One Bacillus sp. FJAT-52991 genomic region harbors:
- a CDS encoding glycosyltransferase family 2 protein: MNQVSIIIPSFNEEENIALIYESIKKEFTALAYDFEIVFVNDASTDRTLKQIKLLSGKSSKVKYISFSRNFGKEAAIFAGLQHVSGKAVIIMDADLQHPPHLIPSLIQGWEEGYDQVIARRNRKGEHPLRAVLSSTYYCLINKVVDVKLEDGVGDFRLLSERAITAVLSLNEGQRFSKGLFSWIGMEQKIIDYENVLRKNGQTKWSFGKLMNYGLDGLVSFNNRPLRLCFYSGALILCLSVLYSIITFVQILKTGIAVPGYFTIITAVLLLGGIQLLSLGVIGEYIGRIYYETKKRPPFLIQETNIRNGVAYEKNRPRIYQIRHYRGN; encoded by the coding sequence ATGAATCAGGTCTCAATCATCATTCCATCCTTCAATGAAGAAGAAAACATTGCATTGATTTATGAAAGTATCAAAAAAGAATTCACTGCTCTGGCCTATGATTTTGAAATTGTATTTGTTAATGATGCTAGTACAGATCGAACATTGAAACAAATCAAACTGCTTTCTGGTAAATCATCGAAAGTAAAGTATATTTCATTCTCTCGAAACTTCGGAAAGGAAGCGGCTATTTTCGCTGGCTTGCAGCACGTGAGCGGGAAAGCAGTCATCATTATGGATGCTGATTTACAACATCCTCCTCATTTGATTCCTTCACTGATTCAAGGATGGGAAGAAGGATATGATCAAGTGATTGCACGCCGAAATCGAAAAGGGGAACATCCCCTTCGAGCGGTTCTTTCCTCCACATATTACTGCCTAATTAACAAAGTTGTTGATGTCAAACTTGAAGATGGCGTTGGCGATTTTCGATTGCTTAGTGAACGAGCAATTACAGCCGTCTTATCATTAAACGAAGGGCAACGTTTTTCAAAAGGGCTATTTTCCTGGATTGGCATGGAACAAAAAATCATTGATTACGAAAACGTTCTGCGCAAAAATGGGCAAACGAAATGGTCTTTTGGTAAATTAATGAATTATGGATTAGATGGATTAGTCTCCTTTAATAACCGTCCGCTCCGTTTGTGCTTTTATTCAGGTGCGCTGATTCTTTGCCTGTCTGTTTTATATAGTATCATCACTTTTGTCCAAATATTAAAGACTGGGATTGCTGTACCAGGCTACTTCACCATCATTACGGCTGTTCTACTTCTTGGTGGGATTCAATTGTTAAGTCTTGGTGTGATTGGCGAATATATTGGCCGTATTTACTATGAAACAAAGAAACGGCCCCCATTCTTAATTCAAGAAACAAATATTAGAAATGGAGTCGCTTATGAGAAAAACCGGCCAAGAATTTATCAAATTCGCCATTATCGGGGGAATTAA
- a CDS encoding GtrA family protein: MRKTGQEFIKFAIIGGINTFHYYAVYLLLHSLLNQNYMLSHVVAFGTSLVISFFLNCYFTFQVKPTLSKFLIFPLSQLFNFCITSFFMYVFIEYLHISSTITPILVLFLSVPVTFIVTGKILKKESVNA; the protein is encoded by the coding sequence ATGAGAAAAACCGGCCAAGAATTTATCAAATTCGCCATTATCGGGGGAATTAATACCTTTCATTACTATGCCGTCTACTTACTGCTTCATTCCTTATTGAACCAGAATTATATGCTGTCCCATGTAGTGGCCTTTGGGACTAGCTTAGTTATTTCTTTCTTCTTAAATTGTTACTTTACGTTTCAAGTGAAACCGACGTTATCAAAGTTTTTAATCTTTCCCCTGTCCCAATTGTTCAATTTTTGTATCACCTCCTTTTTCATGTATGTATTTATTGAATATTTACATATTAGCAGTACCATTACGCCGATTCTTGTTCTATTTTTGTCGGTGCCGGTGACATTTATCGTTACAGGAAAAATATTAAAAAAAGAGAGTGTCAATGCATGA
- a CDS encoding YfhO family protein → MKKKSIGLLILISLLVSAAAHFFFLQESLDGRYMLGPNDGLSQILPFKQFIYDHYTEGNFFYSFRFGLGGGFYSQLAYYFSTSIIFFLTIIIVFLLEMFQVIDPPDIKFWADAAIWVSIVRLSLILSITTWVFRYLQIEKTAAFTGAVVYGLSVMYFRHVVFWEFFSDAMLWIPLLVIATEKIIREGTPAWFIFTVSLMLFNNFYFSYINLFFLAMYIVFRWMIPLTANERGKIEQCKLFITSGLISFCLSAISFIPAAYGFFNNHRPPYEAEIPVFAAVDQPLFASRYIILPAMFILFIWIISLYKHSLFRLFAYLSFLLILLHYSPIAGSAFNGFSAPQYRFEYLLSFTVAGCIAVGLHHLKSVYFKEIVLAVIASLTVYSIGSAFIDPMMSVASVKNIIFTLLLMTALLLVLYRWKTSIVFLRCLQGWLIISSLLIVNIYQFTLSENAGVKKVSKDFLESASYNSVEQQQLMNHIQQATKKPFERIDWMIPTRNNTPIVQRFYGTSLYSSILNQELLFFYWHDLQIDMGRESVSRYATLGNRSNLHSLLQTNFWVRPKEQEANIPYGFQKFSETKNYVAYKNTLPLPFARTTKSVFSEKDLQQGSVLDREHAMLQGIVLKDETIPHQSWNAPVKNRINQASIEAIGGTYQNQKLSVQETVGGIDIIPKEPNQNTVDYYLGFHIQNIDGLPFELKVNDYKTTRKAFDSIYKTNVNDLMIRVPKDEKISIRVPKGNYVVKSITLFEEDYQVLEEVVNKDVQSPTVNINRNKVTIDYNNQTGERFMALPIPFEKGWKLQINGKKQPIYEANYAFTGIALQQGKNNIELAYTPPFFSFSCILFLIGLVSAYYVCNTKRDCH, encoded by the coding sequence ATGAAGAAAAAATCAATAGGGCTCCTTATACTTATCAGTCTGCTTGTATCAGCAGCTGCTCACTTTTTTTTCCTTCAAGAATCGTTAGATGGAAGATACATGCTGGGTCCAAATGATGGGTTATCTCAAATACTGCCGTTTAAGCAATTTATTTATGATCACTACACGGAAGGAAATTTCTTCTATTCTTTTCGTTTTGGCTTAGGTGGAGGATTTTATAGTCAGCTTGCCTATTACTTCTCCACATCCATTATATTCTTTCTCACCATCATCATTGTGTTTCTGCTTGAAATGTTTCAAGTGATTGACCCACCTGATATAAAGTTTTGGGCTGACGCAGCTATATGGGTGAGTATCGTCCGATTAAGCTTGATTTTATCTATCACAACTTGGGTCTTCCGTTATTTACAAATTGAAAAGACAGCGGCGTTTACTGGTGCAGTCGTGTACGGCCTATCTGTTATGTATTTTCGTCATGTTGTTTTTTGGGAATTTTTTTCTGATGCAATGCTTTGGATTCCACTGCTCGTCATTGCTACGGAAAAAATCATTCGAGAGGGTACACCGGCATGGTTTATATTCACCGTATCTCTCATGCTATTTAATAATTTTTATTTTTCTTACATTAATTTGTTTTTCTTAGCCATGTATATTGTTTTTCGCTGGATGATTCCTTTAACAGCCAATGAACGAGGAAAAATCGAACAGTGCAAGCTTTTTATTACCTCTGGTTTGATTAGTTTTTGTCTTAGTGCGATTTCTTTTATTCCTGCGGCCTACGGTTTCTTTAATAATCATCGTCCGCCTTATGAAGCAGAAATTCCTGTTTTTGCTGCAGTTGACCAGCCATTATTTGCGAGTCGTTATATTATTCTTCCAGCTATGTTTATTTTATTTATATGGATTATATCGCTTTATAAGCACTCATTGTTTCGCCTGTTCGCGTATCTCAGTTTTCTCTTGATCCTGCTACACTATAGTCCGATCGCCGGAAGTGCATTCAATGGCTTTTCCGCTCCGCAATACCGCTTTGAATATTTATTATCATTTACCGTTGCCGGTTGCATCGCTGTTGGCTTACATCATTTGAAAAGCGTCTATTTTAAAGAGATTGTACTAGCTGTGATCGCCTCACTGACTGTTTACTCGATCGGTTCCGCCTTTATCGACCCCATGATGTCAGTTGCAAGCGTAAAGAACATAATTTTCACTCTATTATTGATGACGGCGTTACTGCTTGTGCTTTATCGTTGGAAGACATCGATTGTCTTTTTACGTTGTTTGCAAGGATGGTTAATCATATCTAGCTTACTCATCGTCAATATCTATCAATTTACTTTATCGGAGAATGCCGGAGTAAAAAAAGTGTCGAAAGACTTCCTAGAAAGCGCTTCCTATAATAGTGTCGAGCAACAGCAATTAATGAATCACATTCAACAAGCAACCAAAAAACCTTTTGAAAGAATTGACTGGATGATTCCGACCCGGAATAATACCCCCATTGTTCAAAGGTTTTATGGCACGAGCTTGTATTCTAGCATTTTAAATCAGGAATTATTGTTTTTTTATTGGCATGATTTGCAAATTGATATGGGGAGAGAAAGTGTCAGCCGCTATGCTACGTTAGGCAATCGTTCAAATTTACATAGTTTATTGCAAACAAATTTTTGGGTGCGACCGAAAGAACAGGAAGCGAACATTCCTTATGGTTTTCAAAAATTTTCAGAAACAAAAAATTATGTAGCTTATAAAAATACCTTGCCTCTTCCATTTGCTCGTACAACAAAGAGTGTCTTTAGTGAAAAGGATTTACAACAAGGCTCTGTGCTGGATCGTGAGCATGCGATGCTTCAAGGTATCGTGTTAAAAGATGAAACGATTCCTCATCAATCTTGGAATGCTCCCGTCAAAAATCGTATCAACCAAGCATCCATTGAAGCGATAGGAGGAACGTATCAAAATCAAAAACTATCTGTTCAAGAAACAGTCGGAGGAATTGATATCATTCCTAAAGAGCCTAATCAAAATACCGTTGATTATTATCTCGGCTTTCATATTCAAAATATCGATGGTTTACCTTTTGAGTTAAAAGTCAATGATTACAAAACCACCCGTAAAGCTTTCGATTCCATCTATAAAACAAATGTCAATGATCTAATGATTCGAGTGCCAAAGGATGAAAAAATATCGATTCGGGTGCCAAAAGGAAATTACGTGGTGAAATCGATTACTTTATTTGAAGAAGATTATCAAGTGCTTGAAGAAGTCGTAAACAAAGATGTCCAATCGCCTACAGTAAATATAAATAGAAACAAAGTAACGATCGATTACAACAACCAAACAGGGGAACGATTTATGGCCTTACCGATCCCTTTTGAAAAAGGATGGAAGTTACAAATCAATGGCAAGAAACAACCGATATACGAAGCGAATTATGCGTTTACTGGGATCGCTCTTCAACAAGGAAAGAACAACATTGAATTAGCGTACACTCCCCCCTTCTTTTCCTTTTCATGCATACTGTTTCTTATTGGTTTAGTTAGTGCTTATTATGTATGTAACACAAAAAGAGACTGTCATTAA
- a CDS encoding helix-turn-helix domain-containing protein, with protein sequence MRDWLIRLRKNKGLTQANIAEQVFIDRSYYTQIEQGKRDPSIGVAKQIAKLLQFHPSLFYSEFLDSPLEEALKDSPVIVAHCDRQLRYTWICNPHLNIDWEACIGKRDDEIIMNEGSIALMNIKRQVIEKDIIIRKRIWFLISDRTLLYDVYARALKQEGEIIGAITVSTMLKSIRGE encoded by the coding sequence ATGAGAGATTGGTTAATACGGTTAAGAAAGAACAAAGGTTTAACACAAGCAAATATAGCGGAACAGGTGTTTATTGATCGTAGCTACTATACGCAAATTGAACAAGGAAAAAGAGATCCTAGTATCGGTGTGGCGAAACAAATCGCTAAATTATTACAGTTTCATCCATCTTTATTTTATTCGGAATTTTTAGATAGCCCTCTTGAGGAAGCGCTCAAAGATTCTCCAGTCATTGTTGCTCATTGTGATCGGCAATTAAGGTATACATGGATCTGTAATCCTCATCTCAATATCGATTGGGAGGCATGTATCGGAAAAAGAGACGATGAAATTATTATGAATGAAGGATCTATAGCCTTAATGAATATAAAAAGGCAAGTGATTGAAAAGGATATCATCATACGAAAGAGAATTTGGTTCCTGATTTCAGATCGAACCTTACTATATGATGTATATGCTCGCGCTTTAAAGCAGGAAGGAGAAATAATCGGAGCGATTACTGTTTCAACGATGCTAAAAAGTATACGGGGAGAATAG
- a CDS encoding sensor histidine kinase — protein sequence MFNRTRKRLTLLFTGLMMLFLLVFIVITYTLLSSSIFQDQREAVIRLVQEERREHGSYLLESDVSRQKEREEDHEHSYSDVQTFYYIVSKDGQLLDAEDGLPYATPLFLEKIQTWRPDELEVRRETIIDQNGVEKKILFAAEPVVKEGEYVGSIIAGTNVTAQQKVLEKLLMVLISLVVLFLLLSLWLGYFMAGKAMVPISRSFQRQKEFVSDASHELRTPLSIMQSSLEVIEAEDQQHLSTFSQQILQDMKEEVKRMTRLVSDLLTIARSDSGKIEFYSTVFDLKEVLEQLVRSFVPLTNQTGITMEVSASSSILMRSDKERITQLLYILIDNAVKYNQSGGAVYLTIRRDGKNVDILIQDTGIGIPSDQLPRIFDRFYRVDKARSRDLASNGIGLSIAKWIVESHGGMINVSSEVGKGTTFHLQIPIKE from the coding sequence ATGTTTAATCGAACGAGAAAACGTTTAACGCTTTTATTTACTGGACTAATGATGCTTTTTCTGCTCGTTTTTATTGTGATTACGTATACGTTGTTATCTTCCTCCATTTTTCAAGATCAACGAGAAGCGGTCATTCGGCTTGTGCAAGAGGAGCGGAGGGAACATGGGAGCTATTTGTTGGAAAGTGATGTAAGTCGCCAAAAAGAACGTGAAGAAGATCATGAACATAGCTATTCTGATGTGCAAACCTTTTATTATATTGTGTCGAAAGACGGTCAATTATTGGATGCAGAAGACGGACTGCCTTATGCGACCCCTCTTTTTTTAGAGAAGATTCAAACATGGCGTCCGGATGAGTTAGAAGTACGTCGGGAAACGATCATCGATCAAAATGGAGTGGAAAAAAAGATATTATTTGCCGCTGAGCCAGTGGTAAAAGAAGGGGAATATGTCGGTTCCATAATTGCTGGTACAAATGTCACCGCACAGCAAAAAGTTTTGGAAAAATTATTAATGGTCTTAATTAGTTTAGTCGTTCTGTTTCTGCTCTTATCTTTATGGCTAGGCTACTTTATGGCTGGAAAAGCGATGGTTCCGATATCGCGTTCATTTCAACGTCAGAAAGAGTTTGTCAGTGATGCTTCTCATGAGCTGCGGACACCGCTTTCGATTATGCAGTCTTCCCTAGAGGTAATTGAAGCGGAAGATCAGCAACATTTGTCTACTTTCTCTCAACAAATTCTTCAAGATATGAAAGAGGAAGTGAAACGAATGACAAGGCTGGTATCTGATTTATTAACGATCGCTCGTTCAGATTCAGGCAAGATCGAATTTTATTCGACTGTATTTGATTTAAAGGAAGTACTTGAACAACTCGTTCGCTCTTTTGTCCCTCTTACGAACCAAACGGGCATTACTATGGAGGTTTCGGCTTCTTCCTCCATACTGATGAGGTCGGATAAAGAACGAATCACTCAGTTGTTATACATTTTGATTGATAACGCAGTTAAATACAATCAGTCTGGCGGAGCTGTTTACTTAACGATTCGTCGTGACGGAAAAAATGTTGATATTCTCATTCAAGATACAGGGATTGGGATTCCTAGTGATCAGCTGCCGCGTATTTTTGATCGGTTTTACCGAGTAGATAAAGCGAGGTCTCGAGATTTAGCCAGTAACGGGATCGGTTTATCGATCGCCAAATGGATTGTGGAGTCACACGGGGGAATGATTAATGTTTCGAGCGAAGTAGGAAAGGGCACGACGTTTCATCTACAAATACCAATTAAAGAATAA
- a CDS encoding response regulator transcription factor, which produces MYILLAEDDKKLGRLVAHMLGKETHTVDWVIDGIAAIDYTSSIDYDLVILDWMMPGISGIDVCKRLRATNFQGLIMMLTAKDDVLDRVEGLDAGADDYIVKPFEFDELLARVRALGRRSKLSFTDNVIKVGDLNLDQTNHKVCRKGKEVQLTPKEYQLLQLLMTNEEQVLPREVLLDKIWGIDADVSANNLDALVRLVRKKVEDPTGKRLIHSIRGIGYKLVRQDV; this is translated from the coding sequence GTGTATATATTATTGGCAGAAGATGATAAAAAACTAGGCCGTTTAGTTGCTCACATGTTAGGGAAAGAAACGCATACCGTTGATTGGGTGATCGATGGAATTGCTGCCATTGACTATACCTCCTCGATTGATTACGACCTTGTGATTCTTGACTGGATGATGCCTGGAATTAGTGGCATTGATGTGTGTAAGCGGTTAAGAGCAACTAACTTTCAAGGCTTAATTATGATGCTAACAGCGAAAGACGATGTATTAGACCGCGTTGAGGGATTAGATGCAGGAGCGGATGATTACATTGTGAAGCCATTTGAATTCGATGAACTATTAGCAAGGGTTCGAGCGCTAGGGCGACGATCAAAGCTCTCCTTTACGGATAATGTGATCAAAGTAGGAGATTTGAATTTAGACCAAACGAATCATAAAGTTTGCCGCAAAGGAAAAGAAGTTCAATTAACGCCGAAAGAGTATCAACTATTACAACTGTTAATGACGAACGAGGAACAAGTATTACCTCGCGAAGTCCTTCTCGATAAAATATGGGGCATTGACGCCGACGTATCGGCCAATAATTTGGATGCTCTCGTCCGCCTAGTGAGAAAGAAAGTGGAAGACCCGACTGGCAAACGATTGATTCATAGTATTCGAGGGATTGGTTATAAATTGGTGAGACAGGATGTTTAA
- a CDS encoding ferric reductase-like transmembrane domain-containing protein, with product MEMIYTTWEWIRASGITAYLLLFISNLAGMMVKGKIASKKGQPILLSIHQTAGWLALLLSLFHAFMLLFDRYVTYSLVELFIPFTATYQPLASSAGTLAFYIIVILFFSSDVMKKIGRKWWRSIHFLALPAYFLALIHGVLIGTDSGAMWMILFYSMTFMMVVSVFFVRLVTARP from the coding sequence ATGGAAATGATCTACACCACTTGGGAATGGATTCGCGCTTCAGGGATCACAGCTTATTTATTATTATTCATTTCCAATCTGGCCGGCATGATGGTGAAAGGAAAGATCGCTTCTAAAAAGGGACAACCGATCTTATTGAGCATCCATCAAACAGCGGGTTGGCTTGCTTTGCTACTTTCTTTATTTCATGCGTTTATGCTGCTGTTTGACCGCTATGTCACTTATTCTTTAGTTGAACTATTCATTCCGTTTACAGCGACGTATCAACCACTAGCCTCCTCAGCCGGAACGCTTGCTTTCTATATAATAGTGATTCTCTTTTTCTCTTCCGATGTCATGAAAAAAATAGGAAGAAAGTGGTGGAGATCGATTCACTTTTTAGCTTTACCTGCCTATTTCCTGGCACTTATTCATGGGGTACTGATTGGAACGGATTCAGGAGCTATGTGGATGATTCTCTTTTATTCGATGACCTTTATGATGGTTGTTTCCGTATTTTTTGTTCGATTAGTGACAGCTAGGCCATAA
- a CDS encoding FAD:protein FMN transferase — protein MREDPYLFRAMNTEVKVIGESPWQDNYKEELKRWFKEVEQTCSRFLPSNELDRFNKATLGTVVKVSPMLFEVLKRAMHYSTITNGYFNPLVGKSMERIGYDRSFEQMAETDEGPNLVIEKREAFPFQFADDGCKLLKQTEQKVDLGGFAKGWAVDQGARFMRQVGVAEGQLNAGGDLAIWGDQEKLIGIAHPEKEAIDIAQCYMNEGSVATSNKVFRSWRQGSIKRHHLLNGQTGLQADSDVVQATVFAKTTAESEIIAKVLCILTFDQGFSWMLDHFPYAAALIIDENGKVKVSHTIKYYTKKLML, from the coding sequence ATGAGAGAAGATCCATATTTATTTCGAGCGATGAATACAGAGGTTAAAGTCATTGGAGAATCTCCTTGGCAAGATAACTATAAAGAGGAGTTAAAGCGATGGTTTAAGGAGGTTGAACAGACTTGTTCACGGTTTCTGCCATCGAATGAATTAGATCGATTCAATAAAGCGACCTTGGGTACAGTAGTCAAAGTAAGTCCGATGCTGTTTGAAGTGCTAAAAAGGGCAATGCATTACTCAACAATAACGAACGGTTATTTTAATCCTTTAGTCGGCAAGAGTATGGAAAGAATCGGCTATGATCGCTCGTTTGAACAAATGGCTGAAACAGATGAAGGCCCCAATCTGGTCATTGAAAAAAGAGAAGCCTTTCCTTTTCAGTTTGCAGATGATGGTTGTAAGCTTCTGAAACAAACAGAACAAAAAGTCGATCTTGGTGGATTTGCGAAAGGATGGGCTGTTGATCAAGGAGCAAGGTTCATGAGGCAAGTAGGGGTTGCAGAGGGACAACTTAATGCGGGAGGAGATTTGGCTATTTGGGGGGATCAAGAGAAGCTCATTGGCATTGCACATCCAGAAAAAGAAGCAATTGATATCGCTCAATGTTATATGAACGAAGGAAGTGTAGCCACCTCGAACAAAGTATTTCGATCTTGGAGACAAGGCTCGATCAAAAGACATCATTTGCTCAATGGTCAGACGGGCTTACAAGCAGATAGTGATGTTGTTCAAGCAACCGTTTTTGCTAAAACAACAGCTGAATCGGAAATCATCGCAAAGGTATTATGCATATTGACTTTTGATCAAGGGTTTTCATGGATGCTCGATCACTTTCCGTACGCAGCAGCATTGATTATTGATGAAAACGGCAAAGTGAAAGTGAGTCACACAATCAAATATTATACAAAGAAGTTGATGTTGTAA
- a CDS encoding copper amine oxidase N-terminal domain-containing protein has translation MNRNRKYLPIMLASSLVLWPIHTTYADDDEYEEHDYEEHEEYEYEDDDEWDENQEAVQPIIEETWYSWSRSSAVALANEPLPFMKQQEVKLQTPHETAISIDVIPYQGQLLVPLQETVQYLGAEVYEYKKSKAIEVVDGDIHLIFKEGSRAVYENMAKTPMPTAALKFNGRVYVPVSVIGGALGWDVSWSNQTMVMKKRGSMNG, from the coding sequence ATGAACAGAAACCGTAAATATTTGCCGATTATGTTAGCTTCTTCACTAGTACTCTGGCCCATACATACGACTTATGCCGATGATGATGAGTATGAGGAGCATGACTATGAAGAACATGAAGAGTATGAGTACGAAGATGATGATGAATGGGATGAAAACCAAGAAGCTGTGCAACCGATTATTGAAGAGACTTGGTATTCATGGTCAAGGTCTTCAGCTGTTGCCCTTGCCAATGAGCCGTTGCCGTTTATGAAGCAGCAAGAAGTGAAGCTACAAACGCCTCATGAAACAGCGATATCGATTGATGTCATTCCTTATCAAGGGCAATTGCTCGTTCCGTTACAGGAAACCGTCCAGTATTTAGGAGCAGAAGTGTATGAGTACAAGAAAAGTAAAGCGATTGAAGTAGTGGATGGAGACATCCATTTAATTTTTAAAGAGGGATCAAGAGCTGTTTATGAAAATATGGCCAAAACACCGATGCCAACCGCAGCCCTCAAGTTTAATGGAAGGGTGTACGTCCCTGTTAGTGTGATTGGCGGGGCGTTAGGATGGGATGTTAGTTGGAGCAATCAAACGATGGTTATGAAGAAAAGAGGGAGTATGAATGGCTAA
- a CDS encoding energy-coupling factor ABC transporter ATP-binding protein — MLEVNDMSYVYPDGTKALDQLTLTIQSGRKIAILGNNGAGKSSLFLHFNGLLQPTEGEIRFQDKPLSYKRKALKELRRQVGIVFQNPDAQLFSPTVLEDVMYGPLQLGYSKQEAERAALATLEVTGLMELRSKPPHFLSLGQKKRVAIAGVAVMNPKLLILDEPTAGLDPLYAKKMMAFVSELQDEEQTILLSTHDVNFAYEWADEIIILYNGRLQAFGPPEDLFMQKDLLKRCHLEQPWIVEVFAAWQAAHPDQPTTVPKTKEELLRIIQNS; from the coding sequence ATGTTGGAAGTAAATGATATGAGCTATGTGTATCCTGATGGAACAAAAGCATTGGATCAGTTGACATTAACGATTCAATCAGGGCGCAAAATCGCGATTTTAGGCAATAATGGAGCAGGGAAATCGTCGCTTTTTCTTCATTTCAATGGGTTGCTTCAGCCGACAGAAGGAGAGATCCGTTTTCAAGATAAGCCGCTTAGCTATAAACGGAAAGCGCTAAAAGAATTACGAAGACAAGTAGGCATCGTGTTTCAAAATCCAGATGCACAGCTTTTTTCTCCTACCGTGCTTGAAGATGTGATGTACGGTCCGCTGCAATTAGGCTATTCTAAACAAGAAGCAGAGCGTGCTGCCTTAGCGACTCTTGAAGTGACTGGATTAATGGAACTTAGAAGTAAACCGCCTCATTTTTTAAGTTTAGGGCAGAAAAAACGAGTAGCGATTGCTGGAGTCGCTGTGATGAATCCCAAACTACTCATTTTAGATGAGCCAACCGCGGGACTTGATCCTTTATACGCTAAAAAAATGATGGCGTTTGTGTCTGAACTTCAAGACGAAGAACAAACGATTCTTTTATCCACGCATGATGTCAATTTTGCCTATGAATGGGCAGATGAAATCATCATTCTTTATAATGGGAGATTACAAGCGTTTGGTCCGCCGGAGGATCTTTTTATGCAAAAGGATCTGTTAAAGAGATGCCATTTAGAGCAGCCATGGATCGTCGAAGTGTTTGCTGCATGGCAAGCGGCTCATCCGGATCAACCGACCACCGTTCCAAAAACAAAAGAAGAATTGCTTAGAATTATTCAAAACAGTTGA
- the cbiQ gene encoding cobalt ECF transporter T component CbiQ: MLIDYYANHSRLSHLHPGEKAAFAFSHLLLVLLNKEIALSIYVFILMGTATVYYAKIPFRTYGKLLLLPLLFLLLSLFPLLLSFARDGSEVEAMVQTTSIAGWFMYVSYSSIHQATLLCFSAYAAVSCMYFFILTTPFHGIATLLRLLRLPEVFVELTAVTYRFIFVFIEKVEETYKAQRSRAGYDGLRSTFSSVSMLVANLFVQTMREAKHVQMAIDARGGNEVAAGQMISYPIRRDLWGVTVISFLISCAVMYVF, translated from the coding sequence ATGTTAATCGATTATTATGCCAATCATAGCCGGCTTTCTCACCTGCATCCAGGTGAAAAAGCCGCTTTTGCTTTTTCGCATTTATTGTTGGTGCTGTTAAATAAAGAGATCGCCTTATCCATATACGTCTTTATTTTAATGGGTACTGCCACCGTATATTATGCGAAGATTCCATTTCGAACGTATGGGAAGTTGCTTCTGTTACCACTTTTATTTTTACTATTAAGCTTATTTCCGTTACTCCTGTCATTTGCACGTGATGGATCAGAAGTAGAGGCAATGGTGCAAACGACAAGCATCGCAGGGTGGTTTATGTATGTCTCTTATTCATCGATTCATCAGGCTACTTTATTATGTTTCTCTGCTTATGCAGCGGTCAGTTGTATGTACTTCTTTATTTTAACGACACCGTTTCATGGGATTGCCACATTACTTCGCCTGTTACGATTACCAGAAGTATTTGTTGAGCTGACAGCGGTGACGTATCGATTTATCTTTGTCTTTATTGAAAAAGTGGAAGAAACATACAAAGCCCAGCGGTCAAGAGCAGGCTATGACGGTCTTCGCTCTACTTTTTCCTCTGTATCGATGCTTGTCGCTAATTTATTTGTACAAACGATGCGAGAGGCAAAGCATGTACAAATGGCGATCGATGCACGAGGGGGAAATGAGGTAGCAGCGGGACAAATGATTTCCTATCCGATCCGCCGAGATTTATGGGGAGTGACTGTGATTAGCTTTTTGATCTCATGTGCCGTTATGTATGTTTTTTAG
- a CDS encoding energy-coupling factor ABC transporter substrate-binding protein, with amino-acid sequence MKNLLLFAIVVLLAVVPLVMNKDAEFLGADGEAEAAITEISPDYKPWVDVIWEPPSGEVESLLFALQAAGGALFIGYFIGAGRARKKLEEKYGHKS; translated from the coding sequence ATGAAGAACTTGCTATTATTTGCGATTGTCGTGTTGCTTGCTGTTGTGCCACTTGTGATGAATAAAGATGCTGAATTCCTTGGGGCAGATGGAGAAGCTGAAGCAGCGATCACCGAAATTAGTCCAGATTATAAACCATGGGTTGATGTTATTTGGGAGCCGCCAAGTGGAGAAGTAGAAAGCTTATTATTTGCTTTGCAAGCAGCTGGTGGGGCGCTGTTTATTGGCTACTTTATTGGAGCAGGACGTGCAAGAAAAAAATTAGAAGAGAAATATGGCCATAAAAGCTGA